From Myxococcales bacterium, a single genomic window includes:
- a CDS encoding SDR family NAD(P)-dependent oxidoreductase, translated as MKPVLVVCGHGPGISDAVARRFGREGHPVALVARNAGRLAAAVEALGEVGVTAKAFPCNLGDPDAVRQLISDVRAAVGPIGILHWNAYGGGAGDLTTAKTEELRAVLDVSAHGFLAAVQEVLPDLRSNKGAILVTGGGFAFFDPKIDAMATEWNAMGLALAKAAQHKLVGLLSQKLAPDGVYVGEVVVIGSVKGTAFDSGQATLEPAAIADRFWELAESRSETSVNFP; from the coding sequence ATGAAGCCTGTTCTCGTGGTCTGTGGCCATGGCCCCGGGATCTCCGACGCCGTGGCACGGCGGTTTGGTCGAGAGGGGCATCCGGTGGCGCTCGTTGCGCGCAACGCCGGGCGCCTCGCCGCAGCGGTGGAGGCGCTGGGCGAAGTCGGAGTGACCGCCAAGGCTTTTCCATGCAACCTCGGTGACCCCGATGCGGTGCGTCAGCTCATCAGTGATGTGCGCGCCGCCGTCGGTCCAATTGGCATCTTGCATTGGAACGCCTACGGCGGGGGCGCCGGCGATCTGACCACCGCCAAGACCGAGGAGCTCCGCGCCGTGCTCGACGTGAGTGCCCACGGTTTCCTCGCCGCGGTGCAGGAGGTGCTGCCCGATCTTCGCAGCAACAAGGGTGCGATCTTGGTTACCGGCGGCGGGTTTGCGTTCTTCGATCCGAAGATCGATGCGATGGCGACCGAATGGAATGCGATGGGGCTCGCACTCGCAAAGGCAGCGCAGCACAAGCTGGTCGGACTCTTGAGTCAGAAGCTGGCTCCGGACGGCGTCTACGTCGGCGAGGTCGTCGTCATCGGCTCCGTGAAAGGCACTGCCTTCGACTCCGGGCAGGCCACGCTCGAGCCGGCCGCCATCGCCGACCGGTTCTGGGAGCTTGCCGAGAGCCGCAGCGAGACGAGCGTGAATTTCCCCTGA
- a CDS encoding NAD-binding protein: MSVGDKHVVVCGLGHVGYRVTRLLLRLGVKVKTLGLEVRADRARAIVESGGEVLTGDARDEAELNRAGVADAQALLAVTDGDLANLEIALDARRLRPDLRLGVRVFDRDLARSLEDSLGHTRAVGVSALSAPVLAFAALGRQLTAAITLGEDEVLVGELALDARSPLVDLTRDELRQRYGVSVLASCGIKLEAGERVTLIGERSAYASLPGQAELAAVTARARTSTGVVATFRTAWNNSPRALRSVFWVLVALALCSVLVFRFGVEPPISLAEAFYFTITTITTTGYGDITPRTSGPAMMVYASLFMLLGSVTMAVLYSFATSFVVSEQLRAELGRPPMPRGGHVIVVGLGNVGYRTWGELGRLGVNVVAIDLDSEGEFASALAGRAPFVTGDARIESTLSAAQVETAVAIIATTGDDAANLGIALGARRLSPKLRTIVRVFDADFAGKLEQGKLVDVAVSTSRVAAPTFAAAALFDDAVVGLEDDRGLTALCFGALPQDWTGRSPAEIAANVPLVERAGHVSAWDPTEPLPDGCNVLTALSRPRASEHAP; this comes from the coding sequence ATGAGCGTCGGTGACAAACATGTCGTGGTCTGCGGGCTGGGCCACGTCGGTTACCGTGTGACGCGCTTGTTGCTGCGTCTGGGTGTCAAGGTCAAGACACTGGGACTCGAGGTGCGGGCTGATCGAGCGCGCGCCATCGTCGAGTCCGGCGGTGAAGTCCTGACCGGCGACGCACGCGATGAAGCGGAGCTGAACCGAGCCGGCGTCGCGGACGCGCAGGCGCTCTTGGCGGTGACCGACGGCGATCTCGCCAATCTCGAGATTGCGCTCGATGCTCGCCGACTGCGACCCGATCTGCGACTCGGCGTGCGGGTCTTCGACCGCGACCTCGCCCGTTCCCTCGAAGACAGCCTGGGGCACACCCGGGCAGTCGGCGTTTCGGCGCTGTCCGCGCCCGTGCTCGCGTTTGCTGCCCTGGGCCGTCAGCTCACGGCGGCCATCACCCTGGGCGAAGACGAGGTCCTCGTCGGGGAGCTCGCGCTCGATGCCAGGTCGCCCCTCGTCGACCTCACGCGCGACGAGCTGAGGCAGCGCTACGGCGTGAGTGTGCTCGCGAGCTGTGGCATAAAGCTCGAGGCCGGCGAGCGCGTCACGCTGATTGGCGAGCGTTCCGCGTATGCCTCGCTGCCTGGGCAGGCGGAGCTCGCCGCCGTCACCGCTCGAGCTCGAACCAGCACGGGCGTCGTCGCCACGTTTCGGACCGCATGGAACAACTCACCCCGCGCGCTGCGGAGTGTGTTCTGGGTGCTGGTCGCGCTCGCGCTTTGTAGCGTGCTGGTGTTCCGATTCGGTGTCGAGCCGCCCATCAGCTTGGCCGAGGCGTTCTACTTCACCATCACCACCATCACGACCACCGGTTACGGCGACATCACGCCGCGCACGTCGGGCCCGGCGATGATGGTCTATGCCTCGTTGTTCATGCTGCTCGGCTCGGTGACGATGGCAGTGCTCTATTCGTTCGCGACCAGCTTCGTCGTGAGTGAGCAACTGCGCGCCGAGCTCGGGCGCCCCCCCATGCCACGAGGCGGCCACGTGATCGTCGTCGGACTCGGGAACGTCGGATACCGCACCTGGGGAGAGCTCGGTCGCCTGGGGGTGAACGTCGTGGCGATCGATCTGGACTCCGAAGGGGAGTTCGCCAGCGCTCTCGCAGGACGCGCGCCCTTCGTGACCGGGGACGCACGCATCGAGTCGACGCTCTCGGCCGCCCAGGTCGAGACCGCCGTTGCGATCATAGCCACCACCGGCGACGACGCCGCCAACCTCGGCATCGCGCTCGGAGCGCGCCGGCTCTCACCGAAGCTCCGCACCATCGTGCGGGTGTTCGACGCCGATTTCGCTGGCAAGCTCGAGCAGGGCAAGCTCGTGGACGTAGCCGTCAGCACCTCTCGCGTCGCGGCTCCCACCTTCGCCGCGGCGGCGTTGTTCGACGACGCCGTCGTCGGCCTGGAGGACGATCGCGGGCTGACCGCGCTGTGCTTCGGCGCCCTGCCCCAAGACTGGACCGGCCGCTCCCCGGCCGAAATCGCTGCCAACGTGCCGCTGGTCGAACGAGCGGGTCACGTCTCCGCCTGGGATCCAACCGAACCGCTGCCCGACGGTTGCAATGTGCTCACGGCGCTCAGCCGTCCGCGAGCGAGCGAGCACGCGCCGTAG
- a CDS encoding NAD(P)/FAD-dependent oxidoreductase — translation MAEPVDTLVVGASAAGLSTACCLAKAGVEHVILEKEAEVATAWRNHYERLHLHTTKSLSQLPYRKWGADIETYPARDAVVKYLEGYAERFDLFPRFGQEVRRIEQRDGMWLTQSTGGEYLSKNVVIATGYTRVPFIPSWPGQDDYGGELLHSSKYKNGDAWKGERVLVVGFGNSACEIAIDLHERGARPTLSVRGGVNIIPRDLFGIPILGVGISLSFLSPETADLMAWPLIRATIGDVRKLGLKKLPYGPNVQIQRHGRIPLLDIGTVALIKKGEIEVRPNIQRFTRTGVVFEGGREEAFAAVVLGTGYRPALSDFLAAADQICSPDGVPTKSGAETLPGLYFCGFYVSPTGMLREIALEARRIALAIAESTARARSLADG, via the coding sequence ATGGCGGAGCCCGTGGACACGCTGGTCGTCGGCGCGAGTGCGGCGGGCCTCTCGACCGCTTGTTGCCTCGCCAAGGCGGGCGTCGAGCACGTGATCCTGGAGAAGGAGGCCGAGGTCGCGACGGCGTGGCGCAATCACTACGAGCGGCTCCACCTGCACACGACCAAGTCGCTCTCGCAGTTGCCGTATCGGAAGTGGGGCGCAGACATCGAGACTTATCCAGCCCGTGACGCCGTCGTGAAATACCTGGAGGGATACGCCGAGCGCTTTGATCTCTTTCCGCGCTTTGGTCAGGAGGTCCGGCGCATCGAGCAGCGCGACGGAATGTGGCTCACGCAGTCGACGGGTGGCGAGTACTTGTCGAAGAACGTCGTCATCGCCACGGGCTACACCCGGGTGCCGTTCATCCCGTCATGGCCGGGACAGGACGACTACGGCGGGGAGCTCCTGCACAGCTCGAAGTACAAGAACGGAGATGCCTGGAAGGGCGAGCGTGTGCTGGTGGTCGGTTTCGGGAACTCCGCCTGCGAAATCGCCATCGACCTCCACGAGCGAGGGGCCAGGCCAACACTGTCGGTCCGCGGGGGGGTCAACATCATTCCCCGCGACCTGTTCGGCATACCGATCCTGGGGGTCGGAATCAGCCTGAGCTTTCTCTCTCCCGAGACCGCCGATTTGATGGCGTGGCCCTTGATCCGCGCGACGATCGGCGATGTTCGCAAGCTGGGCCTGAAGAAGCTGCCGTACGGGCCCAATGTGCAGATCCAGCGCCACGGGCGCATCCCGCTGCTGGACATCGGCACCGTGGCACTGATCAAGAAAGGTGAGATCGAGGTGCGCCCGAACATCCAGCGTTTCACCCGCACGGGCGTCGTGTTCGAAGGGGGGCGCGAGGAGGCCTTCGCGGCGGTCGTGCTGGGCACGGGCTATCGGCCCGCCCTGAGCGACTTTCTCGCGGCGGCGGACCAGATCTGTTCGCCGGACGGCGTTCCGACGAAGAGCGGTGCCGAGACCCTGCCCGGTCTGTACTTCTGCGGGTTCTACGTCTCGCCGACGGGCATGCTCCGGGAGATCGCGCTCGAGGCTAGACGCATCGCCCTCGCGATCGCGGAGTCTACGGCGCGTGCTCGCTCGCTCGCGGACGGCTGA
- a CDS encoding DUF692 domain-containing protein has product MSGTGGVGLAFRAELAADLLRRPSSVDFVEVVAESCFVQPATRREARALTELWPVVPHGVKLSLGAAEGIEPERARALGALARELGAPVISEHIAFVRSGGREIGHLTALPYTRTAVSVVAGNVARARRYLPDVPFLLENVAWSFAWPDHEMSEGDFYSEVAAATGCPLLLDVGNLYANAVNSGEEPWQAAERFPLEQVGMIHLAGGVSEHGFYFDDHAHAVPEPVFLLLERVLNRTGAVPMLLERDALFPEFTELTGETERCRNIQRGAAPKAQHKVEPTPLVLPSEPMRAELVAAQNRITCALTDVRAPNAADEAHFGAEPLRRSREILKRKRVDEALPILGFLARHKPELEVIGRAVVDATPRQPRLAAIADAWAIAERAVQIRSLADDARRDCLILRSRFTRNPTTCAVEPRRAPFVGQETLHDGSRLLALKAPGSRSRVRTIERTRPRP; this is encoded by the coding sequence ATGTCGGGGACGGGTGGTGTCGGATTGGCATTTCGAGCCGAGCTGGCCGCGGATCTCCTGCGGCGGCCGAGCTCTGTCGACTTCGTGGAGGTCGTCGCCGAGAGCTGCTTCGTGCAGCCGGCCACACGGCGCGAGGCTCGTGCGCTGACCGAGCTCTGGCCGGTCGTGCCTCACGGAGTGAAGCTCTCGCTCGGGGCGGCCGAAGGCATCGAACCGGAGCGTGCCCGCGCCCTGGGCGCCCTCGCTCGGGAGCTCGGCGCGCCCGTGATCAGCGAACACATCGCGTTCGTGCGCAGCGGTGGCCGCGAGATCGGTCACCTGACCGCGCTCCCCTACACACGCACCGCCGTGAGCGTCGTTGCCGGCAACGTCGCCCGCGCCCGGCGTTACCTGCCGGACGTGCCTTTCCTGCTCGAAAACGTGGCGTGGTCGTTCGCGTGGCCCGACCACGAAATGAGCGAGGGTGATTTCTACAGCGAGGTCGCCGCGGCCACCGGCTGCCCACTTCTGCTCGACGTTGGCAACCTGTACGCCAACGCCGTGAACTCGGGTGAAGAGCCGTGGCAGGCGGCCGAACGCTTCCCACTGGAGCAGGTCGGCATGATCCACCTGGCCGGGGGCGTCTCGGAGCACGGATTCTACTTCGACGACCACGCCCACGCGGTACCCGAGCCGGTGTTCTTGCTGCTCGAACGGGTCCTCAACCGGACCGGCGCCGTGCCGATGCTCCTGGAGCGCGACGCTCTGTTTCCCGAGTTCACCGAGCTCACGGGCGAGACCGAGCGCTGTCGCAACATTCAGCGAGGCGCGGCGCCGAAGGCGCAACACAAAGTCGAGCCCACCCCGCTCGTGCTTCCATCGGAGCCGATGCGTGCCGAGCTGGTGGCCGCGCAGAATCGCATTACGTGCGCGCTGACGGACGTGCGTGCACCAAACGCCGCAGACGAGGCCCACTTCGGCGCCGAACCGCTGCGCCGTTCGCGCGAGATCCTGAAACGCAAGCGTGTGGACGAAGCCCTGCCGATCCTCGGGTTTCTCGCGCGCCACAAACCCGAGCTGGAGGTCATCGGCCGCGCGGTCGTCGATGCAACTCCGCGTCAGCCGCGCCTGGCTGCGATCGCCGATGCCTGGGCCATCGCGGAGCGCGCCGTGCAAATACGCTCGCTGGCGGATGACGCGCGCCGCGACTGTTTGATCTTGCGCTCGCGTTTCACGCGCAACCCGACTACCTGCGCCGTCGAGCCGCGACGCGCGCCCTTCGTCGGACAAGAGACCCTCCACGACGGCAGCCGGCTCTTGGCGCTGAAAGCGCCAGGCTCCCGTTCCCGCGTACGCACAATCGAAAGGACCAGGCCGCGACCATGA
- a CDS encoding nucleotidyltransferase domain-containing protein, whose translation MTDTPKQTPKLASDLPETVRDRLGDLASTLKSQLGDNLAALLVFGSAVRGGFRPGVSDVDLILVLADPSREALLSVANTLTVARSAFRFEAVILGADEIPRAADVFPLFYDDIKSCHVVLSGKDPFAALEISDQHRRLRIEQELRESQIRLRRAVVDGLGAGPQLAGAVERKVKQLRGPLHALLSLRKSPAKDDTLPTLLEKAAAVYDVDTAPLSSVRKDPDAAHDALQKLLDHMIREVDQMES comes from the coding sequence ATGACCGACACTCCGAAGCAGACACCAAAGCTCGCCTCCGACTTACCGGAGACGGTGCGCGACCGGCTCGGCGATCTGGCCAGCACCCTGAAGAGCCAGCTCGGCGACAACCTCGCGGCGCTGCTGGTCTTCGGCAGCGCGGTCCGGGGCGGATTTCGCCCGGGAGTGAGCGACGTCGATCTGATCCTGGTGCTCGCGGATCCGAGCCGCGAGGCCCTGCTGTCCGTCGCCAACACCCTCACCGTCGCGCGCTCGGCGTTCCGCTTCGAAGCGGTGATCCTCGGCGCCGACGAGATCCCGCGCGCCGCCGACGTCTTCCCGCTCTTCTACGACGACATCAAGAGTTGCCACGTCGTCCTCTCCGGCAAGGACCCCTTCGCGGCGCTCGAAATTTCGGACCAGCACCGGCGACTGCGCATCGAGCAAGAGCTCCGAGAATCGCAGATCCGCTTGCGCCGCGCCGTCGTCGATGGACTCGGCGCCGGCCCTCAGCTCGCCGGCGCCGTCGAGCGCAAGGTCAAGCAGCTCCGCGGTCCGCTACACGCCCTCCTGTCGTTGCGCAAGTCGCCGGCCAAGGACGACACCCTGCCAACGCTGCTCGAGAAGGCGGCCGCGGTGTACGACGTCGACACGGCGCCGCTCTCGAGCGTGCGCAAAGACCCGGATGCCGCCCACGATGCCCTGCAAAAACTCCTCGATCACATGATTCGAGAAGTCGATCAGATGGAGAGCTGA
- a CDS encoding TauD/TfdA family dioxygenase, whose translation MTVAFPFFGDQPSRARLQESLVSSGYALCTPDPRAFELSSGDPWEAAAFFLGDTPEMVERQPIAAVPWGRSFASTSGETPLHTDSQLLLGVPPQLQFMFCVHAVEGGDTLLLDSHALLDDIEREAPELFAQLFDVPRRLPFVFGDVLGPTLSLRGASVVFTHSPRPRADDTIALGLRAFIARTSLLRVHPRAGELLVVDNHRMLHGRTAFSDESRQFTRLLVWPTPRLPYRGRWLERLRAATEHQALVLARLSAPAQRRLGLETEDATGAARLRIVLEMLRGVPPGVLARRYDVAEATLYLWRDSVVAAGRTALVRADEEEATSAREFEYYLARRPAPRGP comes from the coding sequence ATGACGGTCGCGTTCCCGTTTTTCGGCGACCAGCCGAGTCGCGCGCGACTCCAGGAGTCCCTCGTCAGCTCCGGCTACGCCCTCTGCACACCCGACCCGCGTGCGTTCGAGCTGTCCTCCGGCGACCCGTGGGAGGCGGCCGCTTTCTTCCTGGGCGACACGCCGGAGATGGTCGAACGCCAGCCCATCGCCGCCGTGCCCTGGGGACGTTCTTTCGCGTCGACGTCCGGCGAGACACCGCTGCACACCGATAGCCAGCTGCTGTTGGGTGTGCCGCCTCAGCTCCAGTTCATGTTCTGTGTGCACGCCGTCGAAGGCGGCGACACGCTGCTGCTCGATAGCCATGCGCTGCTCGACGATATCGAGCGCGAGGCACCGGAGCTGTTCGCGCAGCTGTTCGACGTGCCGCGGCGCCTGCCTTTCGTGTTCGGCGACGTGCTCGGGCCCACGCTGTCGCTGCGCGGGGCGTCGGTGGTGTTCACCCACTCACCCCGCCCGCGAGCCGACGACACGATCGCCCTCGGCCTGAGGGCGTTCATCGCGCGAACGAGCCTGCTCCGGGTGCACCCTCGAGCTGGAGAGCTGCTCGTGGTCGACAACCACCGCATGCTGCACGGCCGCACGGCATTCAGCGACGAGAGCCGGCAGTTCACGCGCTTGCTGGTCTGGCCCACCCCACGACTACCCTACCGAGGCCGCTGGCTCGAGCGCTTGCGCGCCGCGACTGAACATCAGGCCCTGGTTCTGGCTCGGCTCTCGGCGCCAGCGCAGCGTCGGCTCGGGCTCGAAACGGAAGATGCAACGGGTGCCGCGCGCCTTCGCATCGTGCTCGAGATGCTGCGGGGTGTGCCCCCGGGTGTGCTCGCGCGGCGTTACGACGTTGCCGAGGCCACCCTGTACCTCTGGCGCGACAGCGTCGTCGCAGCCGGACGGACCGCGCTTGTGCGCGCTGACGAAGAAGAGGCGACGTCGGCCCGCGAGTTCGAGTACTACCTCGCGCGGCGGCCCGCCCCACGAGGACCCTGA
- a CDS encoding DUF1501 domain-containing protein, giving the protein MGRRSLLLSASSLGLAALWPGVALAEAPPAAKRQRVLVVAFLRGGLDGLSLGVPHGDAGYYSARRGIAIAAPGKTGGAIDLDGYFGLHPRLAPLVPAYRAGELALVHAVGSPHGTRSHFEAQDYAETAMPGARSVRDGWLGRALVSTGRARAPLGVVALSSKRPLALRGNLDVVSAKRIDRFALRAPKKLDERLTRGFEALYADNDDPVTRAGHNALDVARRLRDIDRSVDASTYPQGARPLAEVAALIRADVGLEVAWIDVGGWDTHQGQGNSESGRLPRLFDGLGKGLAQFRADLGERFADVVVLVMTEFGRTVAENGTGGTDHGHGSAMLVMGGPVRGGKVYGKWPGLAEGSRHEKRDLAVTTDYRDVLAELSTGHLGAPHAALVTPDYTPSPLGLLR; this is encoded by the coding sequence ATGGGTCGTCGTTCTTTGCTGCTCTCGGCCTCGAGCTTGGGTCTTGCCGCACTCTGGCCCGGCGTGGCGCTCGCGGAGGCCCCGCCTGCGGCGAAGCGCCAGCGGGTCTTGGTCGTGGCTTTTCTGCGCGGTGGGCTCGATGGGCTGAGCCTCGGAGTCCCGCACGGCGATGCGGGTTATTACTCGGCGCGCCGAGGTATCGCCATCGCTGCGCCCGGAAAGACCGGCGGCGCCATCGATCTGGATGGGTACTTCGGGCTGCACCCGCGGCTCGCTCCGCTCGTGCCCGCCTACCGCGCCGGGGAGCTTGCGCTGGTGCATGCGGTCGGTTCGCCGCACGGGACTCGTTCACACTTCGAGGCGCAGGACTACGCCGAGACCGCGATGCCCGGCGCGCGTTCGGTCCGCGACGGTTGGCTCGGTCGCGCGCTCGTGAGCACCGGTCGCGCCCGGGCTCCGCTCGGAGTCGTTGCCTTGTCGAGCAAACGACCGCTCGCGCTGCGCGGCAATCTGGACGTCGTGAGCGCGAAGCGCATCGATCGTTTTGCGCTGCGTGCGCCGAAGAAACTGGACGAGCGCCTGACGCGCGGGTTCGAGGCGCTCTACGCCGACAATGACGACCCGGTCACGCGCGCCGGGCACAATGCCCTCGACGTCGCGCGCAGGCTTCGCGACATCGATCGCAGCGTCGACGCGAGCACCTACCCCCAAGGGGCGCGACCGCTCGCGGAGGTCGCGGCCTTGATCCGCGCGGATGTCGGGCTCGAGGTCGCGTGGATCGACGTTGGAGGCTGGGACACCCACCAAGGACAGGGCAACTCCGAGAGCGGGAGACTGCCGCGTTTGTTCGACGGGCTCGGCAAGGGTCTGGCTCAGTTCCGCGCCGATCTCGGGGAGCGGTTTGCAGACGTCGTGGTGCTCGTCATGACGGAGTTCGGTCGGACGGTGGCCGAGAATGGTACCGGGGGAACCGATCACGGTCACGGCTCGGCCATGCTCGTGATGGGCGGTCCGGTGCGCGGTGGCAAGGTGTACGGCAAGTGGCCTGGTCTTGCCGAAGGGTCGCGCCACGAAAAGCGCGACCTGGCGGTGACCACCGACTATCGCGACGTGTTGGCGGAGCTCTCGACAGGGCACCTTGGCGCACCGCACGCGGCGCTCGTCACGCCCGACTACACTCCTTCGCCCCTCGGGCTGCTGCGCTGA
- a CDS encoding DUF1800 domain-containing protein: MHKLGRSLLVGSVFALVGACARTPPVAMLRPVVAKPAVERQLSAGEGRHLLNRFAFGPKPGEVEQVVKLGAVAWLDAQLGPRAPDPALEQALTPYRSAMEAPEALVARWLGGDWQDGAMRDGEIRKEIKDRAKDQLARIALTELTRHIQSERQLEEVMVDFWTNHFNVFGRKGLVRIFAGDFIERTLRPHALGRFEELLVATARHPAMLLYLDNARSRAPRENASGEPRGGLNENYARELLELHTLGVDGGYKQGDVDALARILTGFSVRRPKEGGFGFMFRPGAHDGSEKELLGQHFAGGGGEEEGLRALSLLARHPATARHIATKLCARFVADEPPPACVEAATRSYRESNGEIARVLRTIALHDSFWQTSVQNKKLKTPLELVVSSARALGARPDGSLGLAKVLERMGEPVLLESVPTGHPESESEWADTSGLLSRMSYASLLGAGRLPGVELDLEKVLSAKGDELVPRASALLLGAPVRERTVATLKNAVAGLDDPEARRAIVVALLVGSPEYQRQ; encoded by the coding sequence ATGCACAAATTGGGGCGTTCGCTGCTCGTCGGGTCTGTGTTTGCGCTGGTGGGCGCCTGCGCGCGCACGCCGCCGGTGGCGATGCTTCGGCCCGTCGTGGCGAAACCCGCCGTGGAACGCCAGCTGAGCGCGGGAGAGGGCCGCCACCTGCTCAATCGTTTTGCGTTCGGGCCGAAGCCCGGTGAGGTCGAACAGGTCGTGAAGCTTGGGGCGGTCGCCTGGCTCGACGCGCAGCTCGGACCACGGGCGCCCGATCCGGCCCTGGAGCAGGCGCTCACCCCCTACCGGTCCGCGATGGAGGCGCCCGAGGCGCTGGTAGCTCGCTGGTTGGGCGGCGACTGGCAGGACGGTGCCATGCGAGACGGCGAGATCCGAAAAGAGATCAAGGACCGCGCCAAGGATCAGCTGGCCCGCATCGCCCTCACCGAGCTGACGCGTCACATCCAGAGTGAACGGCAGCTCGAGGAGGTGATGGTCGACTTCTGGACGAATCACTTCAACGTCTTCGGCCGCAAGGGGTTGGTGCGGATCTTTGCCGGGGACTTCATCGAGCGCACGCTCCGGCCGCACGCGCTCGGTCGCTTCGAAGAACTCTTGGTCGCGACGGCGCGGCACCCGGCGATGCTGCTGTATCTGGACAACGCCCGGAGCCGCGCGCCCCGCGAGAACGCGAGCGGTGAGCCGCGCGGTGGACTGAACGAGAACTACGCGCGGGAGCTGCTCGAGCTCCACACCCTGGGGGTCGACGGCGGCTACAAACAGGGCGACGTGGACGCCCTCGCGCGGATCTTGACGGGGTTCAGCGTGCGGCGTCCGAAGGAAGGAGGCTTCGGTTTCATGTTCCGCCCTGGTGCCCACGACGGCAGCGAGAAGGAGCTGCTCGGGCAGCACTTCGCGGGCGGCGGCGGCGAAGAAGAGGGCCTGCGGGCGCTTTCGCTCCTGGCCAGACACCCGGCAACGGCCCGGCACATTGCCACGAAGCTGTGCGCTCGCTTCGTGGCGGATGAGCCTCCGCCCGCCTGTGTGGAGGCCGCGACGAGGAGCTATCGCGAGTCGAACGGCGAGATCGCACGTGTGCTCCGCACGATCGCGCTTCACGACAGCTTCTGGCAGACGAGTGTGCAGAACAAGAAGCTGAAGACCCCGTTGGAGCTCGTGGTGAGCTCGGCGCGTGCGCTCGGAGCACGCCCGGACGGCTCGCTCGGGCTGGCCAAGGTGCTCGAGCGCATGGGAGAGCCGGTCTTGCTCGAGAGTGTGCCGACCGGTCACCCCGAGTCCGAGTCCGAGTGGGCGGACACGAGCGGGCTCTTGTCGCGCATGAGCTATGCGTCGCTGCTTGGTGCGGGCCGGTTGCCCGGCGTCGAGCTGGATCTGGAGAAGGTGCTCTCGGCAAAGGGCGACGAGCTCGTCCCGAGGGCCAGCGCGCTCTTGCTCGGAGCTCCGGTTCGTGAACGCACCGTCGCAACCCTGAAGAACGCGGTCGCGGGGCTCGATGATCCCGAAGCGCGTCGCGCCATCGTTGTTGCTCTGCTCGTCGGGAGTCCGGAATACCAGCGTCAGTGA